taaattgttattaaaaCATTGAGAGGcttattttgttttcaaaataagtctacaacaattaatttatcaaaataaattataaaaatataattttataatatgcAAGATATagctttaaaataattttttttaatttaattaatttttaagagTTAATACTTTTAAAGAATTTTAtgacatatttatttaaaaataattttaatactagTAAGATGAGTATAAAGTTTATgtttatgattattttaaaaataattttatttttaaaaaaattattttgggattatgtttttgttcttgaaaaatatttatagttttaaataattttaatttcaaataaaaatactaaatatatttaaattatattttatatttatatcctaaaattaagtatatttataaaaattattttaataatgattaattcATCAAGTAGAATTATTTTCAGTAAGAATCTCTTCATATGAAAAGTTTAAATATTGAGCATAAGAGATAAAATTCAGTGAGGTGATCttcatattaaaaattttaaatcttaATCGTTAATGAAATCCaacgattgatattaatagttctcgtttctcacataaatatagttctcaccggatacgctttcatatatatatatatatatatatatatatatatatatatatatatatatatatatatatatatatatatatatataaaagcaaaCGTAAATCTCATGAGAGAAAACAACATAGAAAAACATGGATAAATTGTTGAGTCTATAAATGAGTAAAGTTGATTTTGATGGATCAAATTTTTAGCCTGTAGAAAGACTCAAGGAAAAAGAGATTAGAAGAGGGTTccattaataatggaggagattGAAGATTGATACGACAAACATGTCGGTAATTTGTTTTTATCATCGATTATATATTTCCTCCAATTATTATACGACAAATATATACTATTCAATGTAtagtagaaaaaaaaaattaataataaaaattgaatggTTTTTTTATCTGAGTCCTTTAGACGAGTGAAATGAACTTTTTGTCTCTATTTTTTCTCCATACCCAATAGAAAAAGCTCATCTTCCTAATGGGAAAGATGAACGaatatcaaaacaacaaacaaaccAAAAACATTCTTGtaataggtcctccaaaaaacaTAGGACTCCTCAAACCCAAACAACCTCAAACATACAACTTATCAAAACCATGGGACTCTAACTCGTTACCACTACAACAATTCATGGTTGAAAACAAATATGATCCATCAATGTTTCAAGCCCTCATTTGTAATCCATTAGGTCCTCCCATCAATGACACTTTTCTTCAACTTTTCCCTTGTTTGAAGCTTGTTGTCACCACAAGCACTGGAACTGATCACATAGACCTTAGTGTTTGCAAATGCCGAGGTATTCGAGTTGCTAATGTTGGTAGTGTGTACTCGGAGGATGTTGCTGATGTGGCTGTGGCTTTACTCATTGGAGTGCTGAGGAAAATTTCTGCAGCTGATAGATTTGTTAGAACAACCATGCGGTTTTACTTTCCATGTTGTTCTAACTCTAAggtttgtttagttttttttttccaatGAAATGATAATTTCTATGTTATATCAAATTGTTTGTTAAAATTCATTAGCATTTGGTTGAGATGGTAAAAATCCCTTTGAATTTGAACTCAATcgaaaacataaaatatattgaaaaaaaatttagtCTATTATGGTCCTCTTTAATTCTTTCGACTCGAAGAATTAATATTTTCAGTTACGCCCAAAAgatatcaattaataaaaaattatcttttgTAAATTAGCTAAGAGTGTGTTTCTGTTAGAATTTTAAACTCTTTAAAATTTGCAATCATGTCATTCAAACACACACTCTAAAAACATTAAAGTAGTCTCTTTGGATTTATTAATATATCATACTTCTTCCGTTTCAAAATGAatattattttaaagaaaataaatgtcACTTTCacctttttaatataaaaataactgttatttttttaattgtatcaTTCAATTATTACTCTGTACACTACTTCcaatacattaataaaattaatttagtaaaaaTGTATTTTAGGACAATATCATTGTATTTTTTAATCGGTTATAAAAACTTTAAACGGCACTCATTTTAAGACGGAGAGAATTAAATTTGTCTATCTAATCATTAGCAAAATTGGACTCTAACATGGAGTAGGCCTGTTTTGTTTTGTATTTGGATAAGAGGATCCTTGGTACTCTATTTCAATGTAACAtgcttattaaaaataaaaataaaaacaaccacAACAAAACTTAAAATtgagaattaaaaattaattttaaattaataaaatcaaaactttattttaaaaaataaaataaataacgcATTTAAATCTATAATATACTTACATTAATTTTTTGGTTCTTATGTAATATTTATTCCGTTCTTTATTAATATACACTTACAAATTTCACGATATTAGAAAAAGTGGTTATTGTAATAAATTTGTAAAAGCTGTATGTTAaagttatataattattttatcattgaaatataagatgagaaagaaaaaaatatattttttagatatAAATTTAATAGAGATATTATAGAAAAGAAGTCATGAAATTTTGAAAAGATCTTGTAAAAATGGATTGcatatataaaaagtaaattttataattgaaaatataGGAAGTAATATGATAAAGGTAAACACTCTTATATCTACGGATGTTCGCTGTATGGTTTGAGCGGTTTTAACGCTACAAATCATCTGAActacaagaaaaaaaaattatgattcagtttgattcggttgactttcaaaaataaaacataatcaaaccaaatcaaactaatGCAGTTTGAATTGATTCGGTTAATTCggtttcttacaaaaaaaaaaaattatcgagtcatacattcacacatatagaagaaaatataattttgtgtttaatcattcatacattaccataaaaaagtttataattgtcaaaagaaaataaatttataattttacacATAAAAATGCGTCTTCCAATTTTATCTTAAATCTTAAGAATAATATACATGAAATTGCATccgtaaataaatattatacaaagaatatgataaaatatattttatcaaaataatatttataaataaaaaatattttattttttgataatatagaatataattgatttctctacaaaataaaaaatgtatatatattCGTGAGTAAAATTTTGTAACATAGTgcagtttggtttgatttggttcgtTTTGTAAAAATACAAACTGCAAATCAAACCGCACGATTCTGTTGAAAATGAACCGCACGATTCTGTTGAAAATGACTCAAGCACATCCTAATAAAATACGTTTTTTGTGGTTTCGATTTGATTTAGTTTGATTCAATTTTGCGATTTTCTATTAGGCAGGTTCGTTTTGAACACCATATTCAATTATTTGACGTCATAtcactaataaataataattattactattattatctgTATTTAAACTTTGGATTTATGCTATTTAATGGCATTGGTCCCCACattttttttggtaaaaaaacaaaaaaaaaaaaaaaaacagaaaactaATGCCTTACAACATTACTTGATAAAGAAGCAGTCTTCACGtgattattttaaaaagttgAATTCCTGGccaaaagaaaagaataaaacaaATCTGTCCTTAATTTCCTTATGAGTTAATGATACCTAAATTGATGACgagttaaattatttttttggtcATGACATTGTGGTTTCAGCTAAGGGGAAAGCGAGTTGGAATTGTTGGATTAGGAAGCATTGGCATGGAAGTAGCTAAAAGGTTAGAAGCTTTTGGATGCATTATTTTGTACCACTCAAGGAAGAAAAAGACCTTTGTTACATACCAGTTTTACTCAACCATGTTTGAACTTGCAACTAGTAGTGATGCATTAGTTCTATGTTGTTCACTAAATGAACAAACAAGACACATTGTTAACAAAGAAGTGATGTTAGCATTGGGAAACAAAGGTGTTATAGTGAATGTTGGAAGAGGGTCCTTAATTGATGAACAAGAGTTGGTGAAATGTTTGATGGAAGGGGACATTGGTGGTGCTGGTTTGGATGTGTTTGAGAATGAGCCTAATGTTCCTCAACAACTTTTGGCATTGGACAATGTGGTTTTGTCACCTCATAATGCTGCTTTTACTATTGAAACATTCATGGCTGCAACTCAAGTTGTTCAAGAGAATCTAGAAGCATTTTTCTCTAATAAGTCCCTAATCACACAAGTTCATTTGGATTGAGCACTTATCTAGGGTTTGTACTTGAAAATAAATGAGCTACAATCATGTTTTTTATTGTGCTACCTTGTGATATCTCTTTCTAAAATACAATATGCATGCAAACATTCAAATAGCTTTTCAACACCATACAAGAAAACAACTTGTGAAAGAATacataaaattataattcaatttcTAGTCCATTCTTGGCATCAAATTGTACAATGAAGGATCTTTATATAGTAAACAAGGTATACTATTTATTGTACCTTGTTTCGAATTAGTGAGAATGGTGTAAACTAATTAAATGAATGAAAAGCAAAGAATGGACGACAATGGCGTGGGAGAAAGATGATGAGGTAAGAGCAGATAGAACACAAGCATTGACTCTATATCACTTGGACAATTTAATCATATACTCTAACAAGGCACGTCACTTGAAATTGCCAAGTTAGCAAGGAGAGAAAAGGTTGAGGGTATATtctgaaggaaaaaagagtgttCTTTGTATTTAGGACTTGGTTTTATCCAGACCATTCACTTAGCTTACAGTTCTTAAGATAAGGATGGTTATATTTGACATATTTGGTCCAGTAAGGGCGATATTTCGTCATGGCTATTTCTAACCATGGTTTCATATTACCGTTGTAGTGAACAACTGCTGCGTTCTCGATTTCTGTACGATCTATACTTGGACTGTAACCCAAACCGAGTACGTGCCATGATTTATTTAGCGGATGCGTTAATCCGTAGAATGTCATTAGCCCTGGAGGTAATGTCCCTAATTTCCATAGTACCCTGTCTTCATTCTGAAATCAAACATGAAAAAATTGTCAagagaaagatttgattttaatttatttatgtgaaAATAGACCAAGCAGGACTCTCTAATGTCAAGAGAAGCACACAGTCATGCATCATCGAATCCAAACTGTTGGATGGTGATCAGAAGATTCGAATTCTAACTTAATGTTAGTTTTAAAATACAATTCGGAACGAGTCATCTGATATCCAATGGTGCATGACTATGTGTGACAATAGAGAATCCAACTGAGAATAGACACATGATGTTAACCGATGTTATGTTCAACTGCTTACCAGATTCTGCCACTTGTGATATATGCCAGTAATGTCCTTCTTTTTCCACACCTTCAAATCAAACATGTTCATTCCGTATGCCCAACCACATGCATTGGGATCAAAGTTTTTCGCAATATGTGGATTTGAAAAATTAAGATACTTGTCAAACCGATGAAAGCTCTCACCACATGTTTCAACGGCACCGTTTACTTTTCCATGAAGATCCACGGCCCATAATCCAGTCAAATCCTTTTGGACAACAATGTCATCATCGAGAAAAAGAATCTTATCTAATTTTGGATAAACTTGTGGAAGATAGAACCTCAGGTGATTGAGCATTGAAAGATATTTTGGATTTCTGTACTTGAGATTAGAAGCACCAGTAGTGGTTGGATGGCCTGCCTTGAAATAATACTCTTTCATTGTCGTAGATTCAAGCTGTTTCAGGACTGGGCAGTAAGATGAGTTCAACCACTTAAATTCATCGACATTTTCAACAAAGATTGTAGCTTTTCCAGGAGGATTCAATAAAAACCACATGTTCATGGCTCCAAAATTTAGTTTATCAGTAACAAGGTGAAAGACATGCTTTGAAGGATCCTGCAATGTCAAAGACAACACCATAAGATAATGAAGGGTTGGGTTTAatactattatttataaaataatagaaaGACTATTGCAAGCAAAGTACATGGATCCATCTCAAAAAAAAATTACGTAGATCCAAGCTCAAATTATTCATTATCTGTAAAAAGGAATGTGCTTGAAAAAAATACACAAGCGTGCATGTATCATTAAAGACGGTTAGTCATTTACCTTCGCATTCAAAACAGCTGAGTTGACAACAACAGATGCAGCCAAAACATTGTCAGAGAATAAGGCATAATGATAAAGACTGGGATTAACCAAATTCTCAGTCTTGGGGAACTTTCTCTTTTCAGGTGGAAGGAGGTAGTAATCTATGGTAAGGCGCATCGATAAGCAGTGAATTCCATTAGGTATGGTCTTGGCAGCCAACTGACTAAGGAATGTGCTTTGTTTCTTTAAGCCTCGAACTTGCTCATCAGCAGTTTGTAGCATTGCCCTCAATTTCCCAGTAACCAACTTGCAGTCATACAATTGATCTTTTGCCTTGGAAAGAATTTGGCCCATAGCTTTCATTTTTTCATGTTCACTAAAGATGATTAATTAGGTCAGTAAATACAAACAGATGCAGATATTAATACACTTACAGAAAATTGAGCATACCTTTGGTGTAAGTCAGCATCAGAAGTTGCCTCACCTAAAGCACGCTGACTCTCTTTAAGCCGTGTTTGCAGCTCTTGGTACAAGTCAAGCTTGTTCTTCATCTTCGCAATACTCAGGTATACCCTAGCCATAATGATCTGATCTCGCATCAACCGAACGGTAGAATCATtctcattttcattttctttccTCCAAATGTTGTATTTACCTAGAACTGCTGAATCAACTGATTTTGAACGTTCAATAGCAAAATCTTCAAGTTTTACAATAACTTCATCATCCTGTTTTACCAACTCAGCAGCACGCTTGGCCATCCTTTTCTCTATTAATTGCTGCAGAAGATATTTACAAGGAACAAAACAAAGTTTATTTCAAGAATGTTTTTGTTGTTCCCTGACTTAAGTTTACTCGCTCTACAAGTTAAACAGAATTTTCAAACAGAACAGAAAAATATTGGGGTAAATGGTAGACAGATGCTTCAGTCAAACGTAATTCGGAAGAATGACTTCAGTAAAAATAAGTCTAAGACTTAATTTTACatgatattaaaattttaagGACAAAAGTATGAAATCACAAGTTGTTTAGCTCCGGAAGTAATAATTAGAACAAGCAAGTCATACTTCAAGGTTTATATAATTGTAGGTTGGGGTCTGAGAATGATTTTATCATTATCGGTATGTGGTTAGGCTTTTTCTGTAACTAGCACAACCACCGAGTTTACTCAGTATTACAAGCATAATTTACTCAGTATTACAAGCATAACTTTGTTAATGACGTCCAAAAAGTCATGTTACTTAAAAAGGTAAAATATCCAAGAATGATGCTCACCCTTCTGGCTAGCTTTACGGGACTATCGTTCCACTGAGGAAGAGCAACTGCattaatagataaaaaaaataatgagaaagcaatataaaataaaacacggacAAAATAACTAATAGCATGTGATACAACCTGAAGATCTTCCTTCCTTCTCCTTTTGTTTTTCTTGGCTAACATGTGTTTCTGGTTGGTTTAGctttagttaaaaaaataaaaaggattaACATTTAGTAGTAGCAATAAGACAGAAATGCAGGAAACTGAAGTTTCAGGCAGATGCGTATCAGTAATCCTAACCTGATATGTAGCATTTGAAGTTTTTGACCCAACAACTCTCCATGAAGCAGAAAGATGATTTCTGAAATTTTCTAGACTCAAAGGTCCCATATCATTTGTGCTAGACATAATAACATCAAATACCTAAAATATAATATTCATTAGAAGGAAGAAAGTTAACTTTTGTACCCAAAAAATTACAAGATACAAAACAAGAGTGATGTTAGTGTGTGCTTGCCTCTTTCGGAAAAAGAGATGTAAGGTCATGTATTGCCTTCTGTTCTCTCCATTTGGAAGCCTGCAACAGCCAACAACATAGGGTAAAAAAAATGGCTAGATGCTGTATGCATTCAGTTTATAACTAATGAACCTTAATATGTATATAACACGCTACCTGTTGACTTGTAACATCTGAAATATCATTGTGATCTGCATAATGTATTTGAAGTAATTAGTTTAACATAAACACATAGATATATGTGCAAATAAGAAAAATTCATAGCAATGTCACTCATATCATTACAATAATATTCTCATATTTCTTACACCCTCACATCAAGGACATTACACTATATCTTAATTTTCATAATTCCAAAGGCtccaacaacaaaaaaatcaGGATTTGCAAACAAACAGAGCCATATTTGTGCATCCTTAAACCGGATAAGGTCAATACTTTCTAGAGCATCCATATAATAGAAGAATAATAAGTTAGAACCACAATATTGATTCAGTTTAAAACACCAATGGGTTATAAACCGAGGATCTCATGCAAAGTGAGATACAATTTATGAAAAACATTATCCATGACATCTACTTATGAGAAAAATTCATGACATGTAAGTATCAAAAGTAGCGACTCGTCAAACCAACCACTATAGCTATTCCCCATCAACAGTCCCTCTTAATACAATGTGGAATATCTAATTGTCATCACAGTGCATTTTGTGCCTGTGCTAATCtcacaaatcacaacaaagccctgaGGTCTTAAAGGAAAATGCGAAGAAATATTAACCAATTTCTATATTATATACTTTTTTCTTACCACAAGTTCTTAATCTACAAATACTGCTTTCCAATTacaaaatcaaattaataatGACAATGATGTACCAAACCAATGAACTCAACCCTGTAAACATGTTTTTACTTCATGGTCACTACCCAAGAACCTAAAACTCTTTCACTCTCAAATTGAACTTAATAACACCATAATGATTCAAATTTCAAACCCACCCAAGCATGTAAATTTAATATAGTTGTAAAATTGACTTATTAACATCAATCATCACATCACCCATCATCCCAATTCTCACCAACATAAAGATGCCAAATCATGAAACAGATGATATATCAATCCATAAAGAACATCTGGAAAACAAAATTGCAGCATAAAGTGAAGCATACACACAAAAAGTCAATTGCACTAGTCAACACTTTCATAAGAAGCATAGATCTATCAACCCTAGAAAACATCAATTTGTTAACTAAAGCCATGACAACGAATTGAAAACGAGAAATCTTCCACTACACTTACGAATTGAACAGACAAACAAACACAAGAATAACACCAAGAGAGATAAAGATAATAAATTGACGAATACCCGTTCCCCAATTTTACTCAAGGATCTTAAAACATGTAAATATAAGAAACTAAACacaaaatgataattaaaaaaattgaaacttaAATCAAAAAgcgagagagggagagagaaagTATGAACCGGAAGAAGCAGTGTGAAGTGACGATGCGAAGAAGAAAATGAGGGGTGCGAGAAGGCAGAGGAGGACGAAACCGATAAGAGGAAAAGGAGATCCTTTGCTTCGGTTGTTGAGCGGCATTATGGATCAGAGAGAAAGAGGCATTTAGAGAGAGAGATCGGAATGAAAACaaaaattgttagggtttatggcGGAATGGGATTAGGCTATGATAGTGCAAATCCGAATCAAACAAGAGAGGAAGAAAGAAAGGTGCAAGCAGTGTTTTGTGTGTGTGTAACTGTGAATCTATCTAATCTATCTCTGTTGTAGATgtgaatttaatttttgtttggttttttttttttaataattgctGAAAACAAAAATTCCTTTTAAAAGTGTTTTCTTTCTTAACTTTCTCTAGCTGTCATCTTCCTTTCCTATTTTCCATTATTATAGTCGGTtgtgtttttaaattttcaattgtattaattatttggctaaaatataatttTGACCTTTGTAGTTTACCTCTCAAATTTCCAATTCAAATAGTTATAATCATCtcctaatgttttttttttataagtaacttatatattttatgttttgtttcATTTAGAAATCAGAAATAGTTGATGACATCAGAAATAGTTGATGACGAATGAGATAGAGTTCAAGTGTGGTAGAGTGTGTTTCTAACATTGTGAAGTGAGGTGGAACGGCAAGATTAACAATTCAACGCTTCTGACAAGTAGTTTGAGTGtgagaataaataaaatacttgaATATTGGCACATACAAAGATTTATTTATGGAAGGCGGTTAGCACCACTCAAAGTTATCCAGTATGGAATACGAAGACCTTTTGGTTAAAATATGATGATGGACAATAATGTGAGGGTCTAGACTGGGTGTTGGTTTCTTGAATGAAGGACCACCTCATCTTCAGTAGCCTAGTGTACGTGTGTTTGGATTGTACCTTCTTGTGATTGGACATCTTCAGCTCTGGGTCTATGGCCGGCCTGAAATAGTTACCCTGAAGGTTTTCCATTGTGTAGCAATATGGAGACCTAAAATTAATGGGTCCCTTTCATCCTCTAATATAATACTCTTGACAGACTCTTGGTTGGTAGAAGTAGAAAACGCTTCGCGAGTTAGAGCAAGTGGCCTTTGGAACAAGCCTATTAAATGTCAGTTTTGTCATTGAATCATTTCGTGTGATTGCTTCTACACGTAGCGCGTGACACTGCCATTTAAGGTGCTTAAGTGCACCCGAGGATTGTTGTGATTTCAAAGTGAGAGATTTGATTTAAGGTAAGGGAGAGAATCTTCATTATCTTGAACATATATGTATGGAATGAGTAGTGGTATGATAGGTATTCATCTCTCTATTTTATAGGATTTACATGTTAGAGTTTATGTTAAATCCATGAGATTTTGTGAATCAATCATGTTTAATGTTGTTAGAATGATAACCCATAGTTAGAAACATGATTAGGAATCTTTCACATGTGATAATTTGATGTTTGGATGAGTTTTGGTAAGTTAAAAATCAGATTTGGGTTGGTGTGGAAGGTGTTGAAAACGCACAGACTTTTTTGGGTCTGGTGTGATTCGTCGGGCGAGCATCTTACTTCATCGGGCGAGTATGCACTCAAGTGTCTTCGTCGGCCGAGACCAGCGGACGAAAGGGGGTTTTCATGACCAAGTTTCTATCTTGGAGCGTCGGGCGAGTGAATCCTTCCGCGGCGAATATGTCCTGATTTGCAAAAATTAtaagatgcgtaacttttgattcgtaactccgttttatgtgtcATTTGAAGCATTAGGAAGCTAATGTGATTATCTATATTATAGGATTAGAATGGTTATcacttgattaattaattatgatgttgttgtgtaaATAACATATGATTATCTTTATGTGCGTTAAGATTTAGTGAATGGTGAATAACATTTGTTGATATGTTATGCGATATGATATTCATGGTTTGTGTGAGTGAATATGTGCTATTTGAATGCACTTTGTTGTGAATGATTACTTGATGCATGTTGTACAACGTCTTGGGGGAGGATTCGAATTGTGCAAATTATTGAGATATGCTTGGATGATTAAGgttgtgtgataatcttaattgcatatgttgtgGACAttgttgtacatgcattcatggggagaTTGTACTCTGGTTGGCTTTAATCCTTGTGTGGAAACAGAAGCGACTTTGTTTCTTTTGTGGATTCGGAAGCGGTGAACTATATATTCATATTTGAggactttgatcttgtccggatcagaAGCGTGGCTCTGGTTTTAATTGAGAGCGGTGAGCTTGATACTCACATGGCACCACATGCATGGGTCACATTAATttgcatttcgagtcacattgttGATATGTGAATGTTTGAATCAATGTGTTTGTTTGGTGTGGTAATTTGTATTTGTGTTATATGCAATACTTATTGAACTTGTTCaaattatgaagtgtgatgaatgaTTATGCTATGGTGTGCTATGTTCATTGTACATATATTATGTattcattatgatgtgaattctcacccttctatttgaatgatgttcattgcgatatcgtgcaggttccgacgagtagtgtgCTTGCACAAGGATTTAGCCGAGAAGTCTTTCGATTTTATCAttttgattaggtagtgagtcaaatgctctgatcatgtaacattgGGGGGTTTGAACTTATGTTTTCTGtatgtttggatattgttatCCTTATGGTGTTTAACTTGATATTTTGGATATAATGTGTTGATGGCCCTGTAGCCAAATGTTGAATTCATATGACATGTATATATATGAGTTGATTATGTTATATGATTCGGTAGATGgctatagtatgggatatattcattgaaattactTGAGATTTATTATTCTGCGTGcgatatgcataatgtatgaaagcatgaagtTTCAAATTGTGTTATAAGGTGTTTAGTGCATCTCTATGGAAACAACATGTGACACCCTTTTGCTTATGCATTTTAATTACTCTGTGAATATGTATGTGAATAtctggggttagaaaaggggtgttacagtgaTGACTTAAGTTATGCCTTATCTCGTATGGGAATAGTGGACCCAGAGGTGTTAGATGTTACTCCTTTGGCAATTACTCATCCCCCATACAAATCTCATAGTACTTAGTGATATTTCTTAGTCCATGGATTCTGTTAAAAGTGGCATAGAGCCTGTGAATCCTCATCATAATAGAAATGCATATGGCTCTATAGGAGAAGGCAGAGGGTGAatatatttcataccaacaacaaGGGAATTATTCGTGGCTTCCTCATGAATCTCCCATGGAGGATCTAGAGTTTGGTTGGGCATATCAGATTGGGGGCTCGCTTTTATATTAAAGCCTTTAGAACCTTGAATGACTATAAACTTAGAAATAGGGAATTTGGGGAAGTTATGCAACATCTTGACTTTTGAAGATGTTCTAGAACTcacaatatacattttatgttaaCAGTGGGGAGGAAATGGATTGAAAGGGCCAACAAGGTACTGATCCCCTGCAGGCGCCACTCATTATTATTAGGTGGATGTATAGGTGGAGGATGATTCCATGTTCAGTGAGACTCACAGACTT
The Vicia villosa cultivar HV-30 ecotype Madison, WI linkage group LG6, Vvil1.0, whole genome shotgun sequence genome window above contains:
- the LOC131609543 gene encoding glyoxylate/hydroxypyruvate reductase HPR3-like — protein: MGKMNEYQNNKQTKNILVIGPPKNIGLLKPKQPQTYNLSKPWDSNSLPLQQFMVENKYDPSMFQALICNPLGPPINDTFLQLFPCLKLVVTTSTGTDHIDLSVCKCRGIRVANVGSVYSEDVADVAVALLIGVLRKISAADRFVRTTMRFYFPCCSNSKLRGKRVGIVGLGSIGMEVAKRLEAFGCIILYHSRKKKTFVTYQFYSTMFELATSSDALVLCCSLNEQTRHIVNKEVMLALGNKGVIVNVGRGSLIDEQELVKCLMEGDIGGAGLDVFENEPNVPQQLLALDNVVLSPHNAAFTIETFMAATQVVQENLEAFFSNKSLITQVHLD
- the LOC131609542 gene encoding polygalacturonate 4-alpha-galacturonosyltransferase-like; translated protein: MPLNNRSKGSPFPLIGFVLLCLLAPLIFFFASSLHTASSDHNDISDVTSQQASKWREQKAIHDLTSLFPKEVFDVIMSSTNDMGPLSLENFRNHLSASWRVVGSKTSNATYQLNQPETHVSQEKQKEKEGRSSVALPQWNDSPVKLARRQLIEKRMAKRAAELVKQDDEVIVKLEDFAIERSKSVDSAVLGKYNIWRKENENENDSTVRLMRDQIIMARVYLSIAKMKNKLDLYQELQTRLKESQRALGEATSDADLHQSEHEKMKAMGQILSKAKDQLYDCKLVTGKLRAMLQTADEQVRGLKKQSTFLSQLAAKTIPNGIHCLSMRLTIDYYLLPPEKRKFPKTENLVNPSLYHYALFSDNVLAASVVVNSAVLNAKDPSKHVFHLVTDKLNFGAMNMWFLLNPPGKATIFVENVDEFKWLNSSYCPVLKQLESTTMKEYYFKAGHPTTTGASNLKYRNPKYLSMLNHLRFYLPQVYPKLDKILFLDDDIVVQKDLTGLWAVDLHGKVNGAVETCGESFHRFDKYLNFSNPHIAKNFDPNACGWAYGMNMFDLKVWKKKDITGIYHKWQNLNEDRVLWKLGTLPPGLMTFYGLTHPLNKSWHVLGLGYSPSIDRTEIENAAVVHYNGNMKPWLEIAMTKYRPYWTKYVKYNHPYLKNCKLSEWSG